One genomic segment of Amycolatopsis granulosa includes these proteins:
- a CDS encoding mycothione reductase produces MPHYDLVIIGTGSGNSILDSRFAGWRTAIVEKGVFGGTCLNVGCIPTKMFVHTADLAATPAVSSRFGVDETLDKVRWTDVRDRIFGRIDPIAAGGREYRRNHEDNANVTVYEGQGRFTGRKELTVSFADGRPDEVVTADRFVLAAGGRAVVPDLPGLEDVRYHTSDTVMRLDTLPARMVILGSGFVAAEFAHVFRSFGVEVTVIARSGALLRSEDSDISKRFTELAAQRYDVRLDRKTVRVRPSGTGVALDLEGPDGAETVTADELLIAIGRRPNTDLLDVAATGVTTTEDGHVVVDDHQQTVVEGIYALGDISSPYELKHVANHEARVVQHNLLHPDEPMTADHRFVPHAVFTSPQIASVGLTEQQAQARGVRYVTSTQDYAGIAYGWAMEDLSGFAKLLADPDTGQLIGAHIIGPQAPTVIQPLIQAMSFGLDARSMARGQYWIHPAMPELIENALLNLPL; encoded by the coding sequence GTGCCGCATTACGACCTGGTGATCATCGGGACCGGCTCGGGGAACTCGATCCTCGATTCCCGGTTCGCCGGCTGGCGGACGGCGATCGTCGAGAAGGGCGTGTTCGGGGGCACGTGCCTGAACGTCGGGTGCATCCCGACCAAGATGTTCGTGCACACCGCGGACCTGGCCGCGACGCCGGCGGTGTCGAGCCGCTTCGGTGTGGACGAAACGCTGGACAAGGTGCGCTGGACCGACGTCCGCGACCGGATCTTCGGCCGCATCGACCCGATCGCCGCGGGCGGGCGCGAGTACCGGCGCAACCACGAGGACAACGCCAACGTCACCGTGTACGAGGGTCAGGGGCGGTTCACCGGCCGCAAGGAGCTGACCGTGTCGTTCGCGGACGGGCGGCCGGACGAGGTGGTGACCGCGGACCGGTTCGTGCTCGCCGCGGGCGGGCGGGCGGTGGTGCCGGACCTGCCCGGGCTGGAGGACGTCCGCTACCACACCTCCGACACGGTGATGCGGCTCGACACCCTGCCCGCGCGGATGGTCATCCTCGGCAGCGGGTTCGTCGCCGCCGAGTTCGCGCACGTGTTCCGCTCGTTCGGCGTCGAGGTGACGGTGATCGCCCGGTCCGGCGCCTTGCTGCGCAGCGAGGACTCCGACATCAGCAAGCGCTTCACCGAGCTGGCCGCGCAGCGGTACGACGTCCGGCTGGACCGCAAGACGGTGCGGGTCCGCCCCTCCGGCACCGGGGTGGCGCTGGACCTGGAGGGCCCGGACGGCGCGGAAACCGTGACGGCGGACGAACTGCTGATCGCGATCGGGCGCCGGCCGAACACCGACCTGCTGGACGTGGCCGCGACCGGGGTCACCACGACCGAGGACGGGCACGTGGTGGTCGACGACCACCAGCAGACGGTCGTGGAGGGGATCTACGCGCTCGGTGACATCTCCTCGCCCTACGAGCTCAAGCACGTCGCCAACCACGAGGCGCGGGTGGTGCAGCACAACCTGCTGCACCCGGACGAGCCGATGACCGCCGACCACCGGTTCGTGCCGCACGCGGTGTTCACCTCGCCGCAGATCGCGTCGGTCGGCCTGACCGAGCAGCAGGCGCAAGCACGGGGCGTGCGGTACGTGACGTCCACTCAGGACTACGCGGGGATCGCCTACGGGTGGGCGATGGAGGATCTGAGCGGGTTCGCGAAGCTGCTCGCCGACCCGGACACCGGGCAGCTGATCGGCGCGCACATCATCGGCCCGCAGGCGCCGACGGTGATCCAGCCGCTGATCCAGGCGATGAGCTTCGGCCTCGACGCCAGGTCCATGGCACGCGGCCAGTACTGGATCCACCCGGCGATGCCCGAGCTGATCGAGAACGCGCTGCTGAACCTGCCGCTCTAG
- a CDS encoding CynX/NimT family MFS transporter: MTVHDEASVQEHKPVAAHRVLIGTGLLAVAVLLAALNLRPAVTSVGSVLDEMRDTLGASSTWAGALTTVPGLCFAFAGLTAPVVARRLGIAAAVALALTLLAGGLVLRVLDGPLVVLGGTLIGTAGIALANVLIPVVVKESFATRIGLMTGLYTGALQAGGALGSALTPPMDSAFGGWRPGLGSWAALAAAALVLWLAAARTRPGGPASGEHTANARSLFRSPLAWIVTIFFGMQSCLAYIVMGWLPQVLMDAGVSRGDAGLMLGLVSLLGLPISLVVPPLAARRGSQSGWIVLLGVFGVVGVAGLMIAPAAAPLVWSIFLGIGMAVFSLALTTIALRARTGAETAKLSAMAQGIGYLLAAVGPFLFGLLHDVTHGWTVSFAMLLAVVALQMVFGFFAGRPRYV; the protein is encoded by the coding sequence ATGACGGTCCACGATGAAGCCTCGGTGCAGGAGCACAAGCCCGTCGCCGCGCACCGGGTGCTCATCGGCACCGGCCTGCTGGCGGTGGCCGTCCTGCTGGCGGCGCTGAACCTGCGCCCCGCGGTGACCAGTGTCGGCTCGGTGCTCGACGAGATGCGCGACACGCTGGGCGCTTCCTCGACGTGGGCAGGTGCGCTGACGACGGTGCCCGGACTGTGCTTCGCGTTCGCCGGGCTGACCGCGCCCGTGGTCGCGCGGCGCCTGGGTATCGCGGCGGCAGTGGCGCTCGCGCTCACGTTGCTGGCGGGCGGCCTGGTGCTGCGGGTGCTCGACGGGCCGCTGGTCGTCCTGGGCGGCACGCTGATCGGCACCGCCGGGATCGCGCTGGCGAACGTGCTGATCCCGGTCGTGGTGAAGGAGTCCTTCGCCACCCGGATCGGCCTGATGACCGGCCTCTACACCGGTGCGCTGCAGGCCGGCGGGGCACTCGGCTCGGCGCTGACCCCGCCGATGGACAGCGCGTTCGGCGGCTGGCGGCCCGGGCTCGGCAGCTGGGCGGCACTCGCGGCCGCGGCGCTCGTGCTGTGGCTGGCGGCCGCGCGCACCCGCCCGGGCGGACCGGCGTCCGGCGAGCACACCGCGAACGCCCGTTCGCTGTTCCGCAGCCCGCTCGCGTGGATCGTGACGATCTTCTTCGGCATGCAGTCGTGCCTGGCCTACATCGTGATGGGCTGGCTGCCGCAGGTGCTGATGGATGCCGGGGTCAGCCGCGGGGACGCCGGGCTGATGCTGGGCCTGGTGTCGCTCCTCGGCCTGCCGATCAGCCTGGTCGTGCCGCCGCTGGCCGCCAGGCGGGGCAGCCAGAGCGGGTGGATCGTGCTGCTCGGGGTGTTCGGCGTCGTGGGCGTGGCCGGCCTGATGATCGCTCCGGCCGCCGCACCGCTGGTGTGGTCGATCTTCCTCGGGATCGGCATGGCGGTGTTCTCGCTGGCGCTGACCACGATCGCGCTGCGAGCCCGCACGGGTGCCGAGACGGCCAAGCTGTCCGCGATGGCGCAGGGGATCGGCTACCTGCTGGCCGCCGTGGGACCGTTCCTGTTCGGCCTCCTGCACGACGTGACGCACGGGTGGACCGTGTCGTTCGCGATGCTGCTGGCCGTCGTGGCGCTCCAGATGGTGTTCGGCTTCTTCGCGGGCCGCCCGCGCTACGTCTGA
- a CDS encoding FCD domain-containing protein gives MPLATTRRTGLVDQVIGQLRDAIAQGEWPVGQRIPTEPALAESLGVGRNTVREAVRALAHSGLLEVRQGDGTYVRATSEVSGAIRRLCGSELREVLGVRRALEVEAARLAATVRTDDELAIIGGLLDQRDEAYHAEDIETYVRADTEFHLAVVRAGHNQLLTELYRGILEAVTASVAATTRPHLPETEAIGHRGLLAAIAAGDADRAMAEAAGFLDELIREA, from the coding sequence GTGCCACTCGCCACTACCCGCCGGACCGGCCTGGTAGACCAGGTGATCGGGCAGCTCAGGGATGCCATCGCGCAGGGCGAATGGCCGGTCGGGCAGCGGATCCCCACCGAACCGGCGCTCGCCGAAAGCCTCGGGGTCGGCCGCAACACGGTGCGCGAAGCCGTCCGCGCGCTCGCGCACAGCGGGCTGCTGGAGGTGCGTCAGGGCGACGGCACCTACGTGCGGGCGACGAGTGAGGTGTCCGGCGCGATCCGCCGGTTGTGCGGCTCGGAGCTGCGGGAGGTGCTGGGCGTGCGGCGGGCGCTGGAGGTCGAGGCCGCGCGGCTCGCCGCGACCGTCCGCACCGACGACGAGCTGGCGATCATCGGCGGGCTGCTCGACCAGCGCGACGAGGCCTACCACGCGGAGGACATCGAAACCTACGTGCGCGCCGACACCGAGTTCCACCTCGCGGTGGTGCGCGCCGGCCACAACCAGCTGCTCACCGAGCTGTACCGCGGAATCCTGGAGGCGGTCACGGCGAGCGTCGCGGCCACCACCAGGCCACATCTGCCGGAGACCGAGGCGATCGGCCATCGCGGCCTGCTGGCGGCCATCGCGGCCGGCGACGCCGATCGCGCGATGGCCGAGGCCGCCGGCTTCCTGGACGAGCTGATCAGGGAAGCGTGA
- the map gene encoding type I methionyl aminopeptidase, with translation MFQRAPLTPGVQTPRRPVPASIPRPEYVDKPAPKRDTGNGVRTPEVIEAMRVASRIAAQALEEGGKAVKPGNTTDDVDKVVHEFLLDHHAYPSTLGYRGFPKSCCTSLNEVICHGIPDSTVIEDGDICNIDVTAYIGGVHGDTNATFCAGDVSEEVRLLVERTHEATMRAIKAVRPGRQLNVIGRVIESYAKRFGYGVVRDFTGHGVGPAFHTAPTVLHYEDPSVSTVIEEGMTFTIEPMITLGAIDYDIWDDDWTVTTKDKSWTAQFEHTLVVTADGAEILTLP, from the coding sequence ATGTTCCAGCGTGCTCCGTTGACCCCCGGCGTCCAGACGCCGCGCCGCCCCGTGCCCGCCAGCATTCCGCGTCCCGAGTACGTGGACAAGCCGGCGCCGAAGCGGGACACCGGCAACGGCGTGCGCACGCCCGAGGTCATCGAGGCGATGCGCGTGGCGAGCAGGATCGCCGCCCAGGCGCTGGAGGAGGGCGGCAAGGCCGTCAAGCCGGGCAACACCACCGACGACGTCGACAAGGTGGTGCACGAGTTCCTGCTCGATCACCACGCCTACCCGTCGACCCTGGGCTACCGCGGCTTCCCGAAGTCCTGCTGCACGTCGCTGAACGAGGTCATCTGCCACGGCATCCCGGACTCGACCGTGATCGAGGACGGGGACATCTGCAACATCGACGTCACCGCCTACATCGGTGGCGTGCACGGCGACACGAACGCGACGTTCTGCGCCGGCGACGTGTCCGAGGAGGTGCGCCTCCTGGTCGAGCGCACCCACGAGGCGACGATGCGGGCGATCAAGGCCGTGCGCCCGGGCCGTCAGCTCAACGTGATCGGACGCGTGATCGAGTCCTACGCGAAGCGGTTCGGCTACGGCGTGGTGCGCGACTTCACCGGCCACGGCGTCGGCCCGGCGTTCCACACCGCGCCCACCGTGCTGCACTACGAGGACCCGTCGGTGAGCACGGTCATCGAGGAGGGCATGACGTTCACGATCGAGCCGATGATCACCCTCGGCGCGATCGACTACGACATCTGGGACGACGACTGGACGGTCACGACGAAGGACAAGAGCTGGACCGCCCAGTTCGAGCACACCCTTGTGGTGACCGCGGACGGCGCGGAGATCCTCACGCTTCCCTGA